The segment tgttttattctttttttaggttttttattcTCTATTGTACAGTCTAAATCATGTTCTAGTTTAAATTCTTCATAATCTGTATCGTTATTGTAAGATATATTGTCAATTTCATCTTTTATGTCTTcgttatattctatttttatttctggaTCTATTTCTGTGATGTTTTCATCTTTATATTCAATAATGGTTTCGTTTTGATCAGGTAATTTATCTTTGTGGTCCAgtataatatgtttttgttcctCTTCATCAATATATTTGTACTCATAGTCATATTGTTGTTTCtgtgtaatttttatatgtgACAAGGTGATTGGGAGGTCGCTCTGAAaggaaaattgtttttaagtatCAAATAATATCATAagatacaatattaattaaaaaacaatatgtgTCTGacaataaactcaaaaatatgttttagggcacaaattaatattaataaatactatttcTGGGAAATATACTAAGACTTAACACTAAGAAAAATACTGTATTGTCATTGTGTCATCTACAgggtatataaaaaatacatgtttacCTCGAAGGTCTTTACAAACTGTAAGAGCCTGTATTGAGCAGTCTTAATGCGAGATCGAAACAGTCCCAGTTTGTTTATTAACGCCACACATTCCCAACACAGCAGTAAGTCTTTAAATTGctgaaataacaaataattaatataggagcACATAGGACCTATATTTTGTAGAAaaggaagtaaaataaaactggtTGAATAAAGCTTCTAGGAAAATATTAATGCTGGCCATGAAACTTagaaaaactactgaaaaataCGCACATGTGTTACATCTCCTCTGAGTccattaaacaatgttttgttgTGACCAGTCACACATGCGAGGTTTCTATCAGCGCTTAAACAGCCATGGCATATCCATAAAAGACGCTCACACTCTACTTTGACATCCATGATTATTGATGTTTTTATGTTcaacacatttatttttgttttgcaggCGTATTTGATTTCGAAAAACACAAATTCGTGATTCGCGTTGTTTGACGTTTGGCTATTGACACAACAGTGCGTTCCgaaatttcaattttctttcATTCCATTTCAGTAGGACAAGTAACAGCTGCTGTAACCAGCAACTAGCATAATACATTTAGTCGATTTAGTAAACAGTGCCAGCAACCCAGCACCTCTCTATTTGTGACATTTATTGTCAAAACAAAACGTCGTAACTCATAGACAAGACTACTAgacaatatttcagtttttcagTCGATGTCATTTGTTCTATTTCtcgatttgttttataaatctaAAATACTTCTATAAAGTAATAGGGCAGTATAAAACTCCATATAAATTGAGATAATCGAAACTATAACAGAATAAAACTGTTTGTATCCCAGTAAGGCAATGGAATGTTGTAAAAATCTAATGTTTTGAAACGTATATCAACAATGTCTTCGGGTCTAGAGCATGAAGATCTGGAGAATGTTGCTCTCGTTAGAATGGAGGATGTACAACCATCACGGGACAGGATAGACAGGACCGTAGACTTGCAGAGCCCGCCATCTGACGACGAGGAAATATTCGAGACGTGTATTATTGACAAAGTGGAGTACGACAATGAATGCGCGATTGACGATGATAGTGACTCGAATATCGGAAGTATGGTATCCATTCAATCTGAGGAGATGGTAGAGGAAGAAGAGGAATCTAGTGATACTTCAGAATTGATTGTTCCCGAGATTTTGGACCCACCCACAGAGATAATAAATGAACCAGTTGTGAGTGCATTTTCGCGCCCTTGAACATTAGATTGCTACTTGATATTGTTTTTTGGTGCTCTATTGTCTTTTGTTAGAATGTTTAAACATATTGAACTGAATATTTATTTGGAATAACTGCCTTGCATTCTTTCTGTTAGCCTTGATaacttttccatatttttttaatattatttttttcttttttatttagcaAAGGCCAAAAGAAGTGAAGACCAATGCCAAACCAAATCAATCAGACAGTTGGCCAACATTAGAAATATTACCAGGTGGCGTTATTAAAAATGCTGTTGATTGCGAAACGTTTCCCTCCAAAACTGCAGACAAAACTCCCCGGAAGGGAGAGATGATGTATGCATGTGCCAAGTGCCCACAGGTGTTCAAATACCTGTTCTGTTTGGTTAAACATGTTAAATGGCATGAGGAACAGGCCAAAATGGTTGATAGGACACCTAATTTAAGTGAGTACagcattttttttctatgttttttctttcaaagaaaaataacttatattttacatgaatgatcttaagggtcaattcccactgaaagagcagctgccggcagcggccgtaagagcacggaaaatgtaagagcgcggcgcggtgcggcgccgcgcggcccgccgcgctcgcgctcaattccttgcaattacggccgctgccggccgctgccggccgctgctctttcagtgggaattgaccctaatagTCCTATTATTGATTGATTCAATATGCCCTTTATATGGTGTGCAACAAAGAGTATTTTGGAGCGGGTTATAGATATTACAATCAGTCAAATCAATTTCTACAATAATTAAATCAGATattattaacaaataatataaaatgctgTAGTGGCCATATTGTGGTAATGTGGTGTTACTTATGAAGgagatataatttaaaaaataaataaaggtaagtCTTGTTCACAGTTTTTCGTGAGTTGATTTAATAATTGTAGATCCACCAAACTTTATTGGccattatttgaattttaatttatagccAGTTGCC is part of the Helicoverpa zea isolate HzStark_Cry1AcR chromosome 26, ilHelZeax1.1, whole genome shotgun sequence genome and harbors:
- the LOC124642863 gene encoding uncharacterized protein LOC124642863 isoform X1 translates to MSSGLEHEDLENVALVRMEDVQPSRDRIDRTVDLQSPPSDDEEIFETCIIDKVEYDNECAIDDDSDSNIGSMVSIQSEEMVEEEEESSDTSELIVPEILDPPTEIINEPVQRPKEVKTNAKPNQSDSWPTLEILPGGVIKNAVDCETFPSKTADKTPRKGEMMYACAKCPQVFKYLFCLVKHVKWHEEQAKMVDRTPNLSTLEKELVLVKRERNDLDKTYKMQKIEVYARIAAAIEKIKNTRHIFK
- the LOC124642863 gene encoding uncharacterized protein LOC124642863 isoform X2, which gives rise to MSSGLEHEDLENVALVRMEDVQPSRDRIDRTVDLQSPPSDDEEIFETCIIDKVEYDNECAIDDDSDSNIGSMVSIQSEEMVEEEEESSDTSELIVPEILDPPTEIINEPVQRPKEVKTNAKPNQSDSWPTLEILPGGVIKNAVDCETFPSKTADKTPRKGEMMYACAKCPQVFKYLFCLVKHVKWHEEQAKMVDRTPNLKKGESEEYVCLHTSKKKVGLPEAKKSRRKQPKRLKS